In a single window of the Magnolia sinica isolate HGM2019 chromosome 7, MsV1, whole genome shotgun sequence genome:
- the LOC131251481 gene encoding HMG-Y-related protein A-like, which translates to MATEEGSKPPSLNQYPEMILAAITALNDKNGSNKSSILKYIESSYGNLPPGYSALVAHHLSRMKDSGELVMIKNNYMRSSDAPPRRGRGRPPKPKLPLPSGTVVTSPRPRGRPPKSKDPSALAAKKAVAAASGLSPRPRGRPPKKARPEAAGLPRPRGRPPKAKPPRFD; encoded by the exons ATGGCTACAGAAGAAGGCAGTAAACCTCCTTCCCTCAATCAATATCCTGag atgattttagcAGCGATTACAGCTCTCAACGATAAGAACGGATCCAACAAATCCTCTATCTTGAAATACATCGAGTCATCGTACGGTAATCTACCGCCCGGCTACTCGGCGTTGGTGGCCCACCACCTCTCTAGGATGAAGGATTCTGGGGAGCTCGTGATGATCAAGAACAATTACATGCGGTCGAGCGACGCTCCCCCAAGGAGGGGTCGAGGGAGGCCACCGAAGCCGAAGCTCCCGCTTCCGTCCGGCACGGTGGTCACTTCGCCCAGACCGAGAGGCCGGCCGCCAAAGTCAAAGGATCCTTCGGCTCTGGCGGCTAAAAAGGCCGTGGCGGCAGCATCTGGGCTGTCGCCACGGCCTCGTGGGCGGCCGCCTAAGAAGGCTCGCCCGGAGGCTGCTGGTTTGCCTAGGCCCCGCGGGCGCCCTCCTAAGGCGAAACCGCCTCGATTTGATTGA